In a single window of the Deltaproteobacteria bacterium genome:
- a CDS encoding response regulator, whose protein sequence is MNLNMNVLVVDDFATMRRIIKNVLKQIGFANILEADDGTTALAVLKKNEVDLIISDWNMPKMTGLDLLKNVRAEESTKNIPFLMVTAEAQKDNVLEAVQAGVSNYVVKPFTADAIKEKLTQVFAK, encoded by the coding sequence ATGAATTTGAACATGAACGTGTTGGTAGTTGACGATTTTGCTACTATGCGGCGGATTATAAAGAACGTTTTGAAACAAATCGGGTTTGCCAATATATTGGAGGCCGACGATGGCACAACAGCCCTCGCGGTGCTCAAGAAGAACGAAGTGGATTTGATCATATCTGACTGGAATATGCCCAAGATGACCGGCCTGGATCTGTTGAAAAATGTAAGGGCGGAAGAATCGACAAAGAATATCCCGTTTCTAATGGTTACGGCAGAGGCTCAAAAGGATAACGTATTGGAGGCGGTTCAGGCTGGTGTGAGCAATTACGTCGTAAAACCGTTCACGGCTGATGCCATAAAAGAGAAGTTGACTCAGGTGTTTGCCAAATAG
- a CDS encoding chemotaxis protein CheX — translation MDAKLINPFVDATVKVLETMAFTKARAGKPYLKKDEVALGDVSGILGLTGEANCTISVSFARQSILPIVSNMFGEKMEELNDEIRDAVGEITNMISGQARKELAELGRSLQAAIPIVIMGENHTITHVSRHTVTAIPFSTDSGDFTVEVCFED, via the coding sequence ATGGATGCGAAATTGATCAACCCATTTGTTGATGCAACGGTTAAGGTCCTTGAGACCATGGCTTTCACCAAGGCCCGGGCTGGAAAACCCTATCTGAAAAAGGATGAAGTCGCCCTGGGAGATGTTTCAGGGATTCTCGGCCTGACGGGTGAAGCCAACTGCACAATTTCGGTTAGCTTTGCCAGACAAAGCATTCTTCCCATTGTGTCGAACATGTTTGGAGAGAAAATGGAGGAACTGAATGATGAGATAAGAGATGCCGTTGGGGAGATTACGAACATGATCTCCGGGCAAGCCAGAAAAGAACTTGCCGAACTGGGAAGGTCATTGCAGGCCGCCATCCCTATCGTGATCATGGGAGAAAACCACACCATTACCCATGTTTCCAGGCATACCGTAACGGCAATCCCTTTCAGCACGGATAGCGGGGATTTTACTGTTGAGGTCTGTTTTGAAGACTAA
- a CDS encoding chemotaxis protein CheX yields MKKREDMQEGVKRVVRDVFESMYFMFPEAIEEGDPAPPLPESCFKAGVGVKNGSEVFVLYASDKLVMDMAKSLFGTDQPVEEADLVDTFREAANIIGGNLVTALELDNSVGLDVPDAERLQTCSELAIAQGAVFDIDGAFFKMTVMEPSGLEGTNKE; encoded by the coding sequence ATGAAAAAAAGAGAGGATATGCAAGAAGGGGTTAAGAGGGTCGTTCGCGATGTGTTTGAGAGTATGTACTTCATGTTTCCTGAGGCGATTGAAGAAGGTGATCCAGCGCCTCCTTTGCCCGAGTCGTGTTTCAAGGCCGGGGTTGGAGTGAAAAACGGTTCGGAGGTTTTTGTGCTGTATGCTTCTGACAAACTGGTTATGGATATGGCTAAGAGTCTTTTTGGCACGGACCAGCCGGTTGAAGAGGCCGATCTTGTGGATACATTCAGAGAGGCTGCCAACATCATTGGCGGAAACCTTGTGACTGCTCTTGAACTCGACAACAGTGTCGGCCTTGACGTTCCTGATGCAGAAAGATTGCAGACCTGCTCAGAACTTGCGATAGCGCAAGGCGCCGTTTTTGATATTGACGGCGCTTTTTTCAAGATGACAGTTATGGAGCCTTCAGGTCTGGAAGGAACAAATAAGGAATAA
- a CDS encoding excisionase family DNA-binding protein, whose amino-acid sequence MEKTLFSTPEVGGWLGVFHTTVRRWIEKGRIKGVRVGRNYKIPADEVVRILDTHGIPLPEVVKMQKSRSKNRGRDLPSNGAYHGSILQKLLIVEEIENPAFVGRKTFILGANQAFADLVGHSQADLIGLNIAEVIDDASQEGLVDFTQRRMQQPEKEPADYITHLKKDRNGKKKIRITAGSLNNIKDVFLLVVSDA is encoded by the coding sequence ATGGAGAAGACTCTTTTTTCGACCCCTGAAGTGGGCGGGTGGCTAGGTGTGTTCCATACCACCGTGAGGCGGTGGATTGAGAAGGGCAGGATCAAGGGTGTCAGGGTCGGAAGAAATTATAAGATCCCCGCCGACGAAGTAGTTCGAATATTGGACACTCATGGTATCCCTTTGCCCGAGGTTGTGAAGATGCAGAAGAGCAGGTCAAAAAACAGAGGCAGAGACCTGCCCTCTAACGGGGCCTATCATGGTTCTATCCTGCAAAAACTTTTGATTGTTGAGGAGATAGAAAACCCCGCCTTTGTGGGCCGCAAGACATTCATATTGGGAGCCAATCAAGCCTTTGCAGATTTAGTGGGCCATAGCCAGGCGGATTTAATTGGCCTGAATATTGCGGAGGTGATTGATGATGCTTCTCAGGAAGGGCTTGTCGATTTTACCCAAAGGCGAATGCAACAGCCCGAAAAAGAGCCTGCAGACTACATAACCCATCTGAAGAAGGATAGAAACGGGAAGAAGAAGATAAGAATTACGGCTGGATCCCTTAACAACATAAAAGACGTTTTTCTCCTGGTCGTAAGCGATGCGTGA
- a CDS encoding GHKL domain-containing protein produces MSDLQQNSNAYPSPLSRELMLLKKLTDHYCGVYFVRTLEGFVHNLNGPLQILWIRSEQVQQDIGKLQKMLEGTDDAEAVALSDRMKQRIDSFVKGLDDLNESLGFLTRDILAKRRSEIGQVRINEVVKDTLTLLKADMFFKHRVQKSFRLDDSLPNVRGRYSDLCVIMLNLIRNALEAMVNSEEKGLTVETAKHEDGVIINVRDTGCGISEEDRPRIFEPFFTTKRQIDYEGKVEEHMGVGLTLVSLFLENCQGNIAFESVPDQTTFTIHLPCHP; encoded by the coding sequence ATGAGTGATCTCCAACAGAATTCCAACGCATATCCATCGCCACTATCCAGGGAACTGATGCTGTTGAAAAAGCTCACTGATCACTATTGTGGCGTGTACTTTGTTCGAACCCTTGAAGGATTTGTCCACAACCTCAACGGACCTCTTCAAATCCTTTGGATTCGCTCCGAACAAGTGCAGCAGGATATAGGCAAGCTGCAGAAGATGCTTGAAGGGACCGATGATGCCGAAGCAGTGGCCTTGTCAGACCGCATGAAACAACGAATAGACTCTTTTGTGAAAGGCCTCGATGATTTAAACGAGAGTCTGGGTTTTCTCACAAGAGATATCCTTGCCAAACGGCGTTCTGAGATCGGGCAGGTGAGAATTAACGAGGTTGTTAAAGACACGCTCACCTTGCTCAAAGCAGACATGTTTTTTAAGCACCGTGTGCAGAAGAGTTTCCGGCTGGATGATAGCCTTCCGAATGTCAGGGGACGATATTCGGATCTTTGTGTGATTATGTTAAACCTGATTCGAAATGCCTTGGAGGCCATGGTGAACTCTGAGGAAAAAGGCCTCACCGTTGAAACTGCTAAGCACGAGGATGGTGTTATCATAAATGTACGGGACACGGGTTGCGGTATTTCAGAAGAAGATCGCCCGCGGATATTTGAGCCCTTTTTCACTACGAAGAGGCAAATAGACTACGAAGGCAAGGTCGAGGAACATATGGGGGTTGGTCTCACGCTCGTGTCCCTTTTTCTCGAGAATTGCCAGGGTAATATTGCATTTGAAAGTGTTCCTGATCAGACAACCTTCACTATTCACCTCCCTTGCCATCCCTAA